The following are encoded together in the Gasterosteus aculeatus chromosome 7, fGasAcu3.hap1.1, whole genome shotgun sequence genome:
- the tmem218 gene encoding transmembrane protein 218 → MTNTVLEVGTGVFIISIVWIAFVVFGMMLLRASGSAKLGIIPIFLLALTITLVLVFFPRSPETTPPFKETEIVDSLFIGRYVLLAVVSAAFLGLLFTLLPFHFLEPVYAKALRTQ, encoded by the exons ATGACAAACACCGTTTTGGAAGTGGGCACGGGCGTGTTCATCATTTCGATCGTTTGGAttgcatttgttgtgtttggGATGATGCTGCTGAGAGCATCTGGATCTGCGAA gtTAGGCATTATCCCCATATTTTTACTAGCTCTCACCATCACTTTGGTGCTCGTGTTTTTCCCGCGCAGCCCAGAAACTACCCCCCCGTTCAAAGAGACAGAG ataGTGGACTCTTTGTTCATCGGACGCTACGTGCTGCTGGCAGTGGTGAGTGCAGCCTTTCTGGGGCTGTTGTTCACGCTGCTCCCCTTTCATTTCCTGGAGCCCGTGTATGCCAAGGCCTTAAGAACACAGTAG